One window of Triticum dicoccoides isolate Atlit2015 ecotype Zavitan chromosome 5A, WEW_v2.0, whole genome shotgun sequence genomic DNA carries:
- the LOC119298190 gene encoding expansin-A13-like gives MAGAYVRTAIMLALGCALAIAADALEPSGWVRAHATFYGGSDASGTMGGACGYGNLYAQGYGTRTTALSTALFSDGGACGQCYKVVCDRKTDKTWCKPGVSVTVTATNFCPPNWDLPSDKGGWCNPPRPHFDMAQPAWEKIGVYRGGIIPIIYQRVPCVKKGGVRFTISGHDYFQLVLPTNVAAAGSIRAMDVRGSKSGDWMAMAHNWGANWHSLAYLNGQGLSFRVTITDGQTLVFADVVPPSWRFGQTFSSNLQFK, from the exons ATGGCCGGAGCCTACGTGCGCACGGCGATCATGCTCGCGCTCGGCTGCGCGCTGGCCATCGCCGCGGACGCTCTGGAGCCGAGCGGGTGGGTGAGGGCGCACGCCACCTTCTACGGCGGCAGCGACGCCTCCGGCACCATGG GCGGTGCGTGCGGGTATGGGAACCTGTACGCGCAAGGGTACGGCACGCGGACGACGGCGCTGAGCACGGCGCTCTTCAGCGACGGCGGCGCGTGCGGGCAGTGCTACAAGGTGGTGTGCGACCGCAAGACGGACAAGACGTGGTGCAAGCCTGGCGTGTCCGTCACCGTCACCGCCACCAACTTCTGCCCGCCCAACTGGGACCTCCCCAGCGACAAGGGCGGCTGGTGCAACCCGCCGCGCCCCCACTTCGACATGGCGCAGCCCGCCTGGGAGAAGATCGGCGTCTACCGCGGCGGCATCATCCCCATCATCTACCAAAG GGTGCCGTGCGTGAAGAAGGGCGGGGTGCGGTTCACCATCAGCGGCCACGACTACTTCCAGCTGGTGCTGCCGACCAACGTGGCGGCGGCCGGCTCCATCAGGGCCATGGACGTCAGGGGCTCCAAGTCCGGCGACTGGATGGCGATGGCGCACAACTGGGGCGCCAACTGGCACTCGCTCGCCTACCTCAACGGCCAGGGGCTCTCCTTCAGGGTCACCATCACCGACGGCCAGACGCTCGTCTTCGCCGACGTGGTGCCGCCCAGCTGGAGGTTCGGCCAGACCTTCTCAAGTAACCTGCAGTTCAAGTGA